The genomic window GCGACCTGAATTTTGCTGCATAATAATCTTCGAGtttctgaaaaaagaaaaaaaaaattcacgaGGAATTACACGCTTTACTCGTTACTCGCCTGAATAATCGTTATTCgcctgaatactcgttactcacttgaatactcgttactcaccTGAATGTTCGTTACTCACTAACTAGCCAACAGGggtagtatatatattttttttgctagcCCAGAATAACACAAATATAGAATCATTTTTAGACTAGCGTAGAGGCAAGgcacttttgtttaaaaatagggAAGGTTTTGggagtacaaaaataaattaatatattttctgtgaatCACCATTTATacttagtaaaatttaaaactaaaaattaaacttgatatattataacaattattattcatgttccaaaataataaatagtatccTGTATACTTTTAGGTtcaccattttttaattaaatcccaTGAATAAAGCTAGAATTAACAATGTTAAAagttaaaagaagaataaaatatgatactatCTATATTATCATGAGCgtctttagtaaaaaaaaataattcaaaataaatcaatacatatatttaatgcttTAACTAGTTTGAATACTGAGGTGTTTAAACACCCTATCGGCACAAATGGGTTAAAGTACGGCATTACCTAGACAAACTGTCTAGATATAGGCCTTCCTGGACTGACCCAACTTGTTTTTGGTTCATTACAAAATGATTGCGGTAAAATTTTACCACAATCACCTATTTAAAAACGTTGGGGCAATATcgttgtgtacattatcattgtgagacaaaaacgTTGTAAGTATGTAGTATCAACgtgaagcaatatgattgtgagtaatttcattacaATACAATGATATCGTGTGCAATTTCGGtgcaattaatattatattcggaagattaaactattgaatgatgtaGAAACATACCAGGATTGAACCCTTCTAACATGTTATAATATACCCCGGACCACAGGTTGTTTAGGTGAAGTTTTGGGCCCCGaggaaagttaaatttatccaccGCCCCttcatttaatatcaaattaccCTTCTTATATCCCAAAATACCCCCAGCCCCCAGGTTGTACAAGTGGAGAGCTAACCCCCGACGCAGTTTAAACTCTACAGCTGCCACGTTTCGAatcaccaaggaacccttctgaTATGCTATAATATACGCTGGCCCTAAGATTGTGTAGGTGAAATCTGAAAATCAATAGGAAGTACTTTGTTCACGAGAATGCAACTTGTAAGTACTCATAGGTAATATGAGTAAGTTACACATACAACAAGATGAAACCTATGAAAATAAGCTTCTTTAATATCTTTTCCAgcaaattttctaattttacaaaatggaactagcaaaaaaaaaaatactgttatcataaaataaatttagaaaatttatacaCATACTTATTGTCAGACCCGTTGTAAGACCTCATTCATTGGttggtgggggggggggagatcaCCTACATACCTTTGAGCCAGCGTATATTATAGCATGTTAAAAGGCTTCCTTGGAACTTAGAAACGCAGCGGCGTATGAGTTTAAAAAACTACCTTTGGGCACAGCACTTCACCTATTTAACGATGCTATTAGCCACAACGTTTTTGTCTCACGATGATAATATACACAACGATATTACCACGCAAAGATATTACCCAACGTTTTTGTCcacaacctttttaccacaattaTTTTACCAGACACccttgtatataatttaaataaaacaagaatATTTCGTTCAATCTATTTTCATAAACCATGTAGGTATATCAAATGAGATAAATAGAATAACGTATAATAAAGTTAACTATCACATACAATTTACATGCGGAAAACTCCAAAGTCTGTATCCGGAATTGGAGCGTTGAGAGATGCACTTAAACTCAGTCCCAAAATTTTACGAGTATCTTTAGGATCTATGACACCATCATCCCATAatctataatgtatatatataagcaacATTGTAAAGTcaggtttaaaaataattagtttctaTGACGTACCTTGCGCTTGAGAAATAAGGACTTCCCTCTTGTTCGAATCTATCgataataggtttttttaaggGCATCCTCTTCCTCCTTTGTCCACTCCTTTCCTTCTCGTGCCTTTTGAGCCTGAGTAATGGTTGCAAGAACACCGGCAGCTTGTTCACCACCCATGACAGAGATTCGAGAATTTGGCCACATATATAAAAAGCGAGGACTGTAGGCTCTACCGCACATACCATAATTTCCAGCACCATATGACCCCCCCGATAAGTAGAGTAATTTTAGGTACTTTGACGCAAGCGACGGCAGTGACGAGCTTTGCACCATGTTTAGCTATACCACCCGCTTCAGCCTCTCTTCCGACCATAAATCCTATTTcggattataaattaatatgctaACACCaagatcaaataataatgattttgtatCCCGTACCAGTAATATTCTGGAGGAAGATCAAAGGGATTTTCCTTTGAGCGCATAACTGGACAAAATGAGCTCCCTTCATGGCACACTCAGAAAAGAGTACACCATTATTCCCCATAATACCAACTGGGTAACCGTAAAGCCTAGCAAATCCTGTTACTAATGTTTCCCcatacttctttttaaattcgtCAAACTTGGATCCATCAACCACTCGAGCGATAATTTCTCTAACATCGAAGGGTTTTTTAAGATCTTCACCGACAATCCCATACAAATCTTCGGCAGGATATAAGGGTTCTTCAATTGACTTTGTAGTAACAGGGGGTACctgataaaaataagttaaatgactatgtttcctattaaaaaatttcgaatttGACCTTTTCTCTGTTGAGATTTCCAACAACTCTACGAGCTAAATGAAGTCCGTGATGATCGTCCACAGCAAAATGATCCGTGACTCCTGAGCGTGAACAGTGTAATTCAGCTCCTCCAAGATCTTCAGCGGATATATCCTCACCCGTCGCAGCTTTAACTAATGGAGGTCCAGCCAAAAAAACTGTTCCTTGCTTCTTGACAATAATACTTTCATCAGCCATTGCAGGTACATATGCACCACCAGCTGTACAGGAGCCCATCACAACGGCTATTTGAGCAATTCCTTGAGACGACATATTagcttgattaaaaaatattctcccAAAGTGATCTCTATCAGGAAATACTTCAGATTGTCTAGGTAAATTTGCACCTCCCGAGTCGACTAAATAAATGCAAGGTAAACGATTTTCTCTTGCGATTTCTTGAGCTCGAATATGTTTCTTGACTGTAATGGGATAGTAGGAACCGCCTTTGACAGTTGCATCATTGGCCACAATCATACATTCAATCCTTTAAAATATGTACGTAAAATCCATCAATGTATAAAACAACGTCGCATAATAGCAAAATCTGAATTTACCCATTCACCCGACCAATTCCAGTAATGATTCCACCCGCAGGAACTTCCTCCTTTCCATACAACTTATAACCAGCTAATTGAGATAGCTCCAAAAAAGGAGATCCTGGATCCAAAAGAGAATTAATTCTTTCTCTTGCAACCAATTTCCCTCGGGAAGTGTGTCTCTGTACAGCCTTTTCTCCTCCTCcttcaactattttttcaatcttgGATTTTAACACAGAGACCAAGGATCTCATTCGTTTATCATTTTCCTGAAACCAAAGCAAAAATCATTATATCtcaattaatatatagataataaagtTTGAGTCcataaaataaatccatcaCCTCGAAGGTTGACCAtcattaatgtaaattaaagcAAGAGTTAGGTGGTGGAATTTTTTacaaagtgatttaaaaaaaggataaaaacatAGGATTGTTATTTGTCATGTGACTTTAAATCGTAATTACTTGGATGGATTCACCACACTAAAGCCGTGTTAATTGTTAGAAACAACAAAAAGGAAGGAGAAGAATTAGAAAGAGGAGATCGGAATCCGTTTAAGTACCATAAACTCAGACGATTTCTCTGGAGTGGAACCTACGACGGAGACACTATCTCCGATGTAGGAACGACTTTGCATCAACAGTCCATGATAATGTCGTGTCTTCATTAAGTTTAACCCTCTAATGGACATCATCTTAGGTCTTTAAGCTTCCTTTCATTCCACAATCTCAATCTCAATACCCAAAAAAGCGTAAGGATCTGATAAATGCCTATCTCAGGTAACTCACTCAACCTGAGTAGTAAGTAGAACGTAGACACTACTCTGTTCACTCCTAAAACTTGATTCTCCCTTTTCACCTTATGCAAATTGTCATTGTATGATCATAGTTgagtattatatacaaatagcccagtttttttattagcaaTTATAATTGGCATCTAATTAATAATgtaagttaaatattataattagatatttaatcCCTTGCATAggtatatttacttaaatatttaattaggaaTTAAATTAAGCTTCATTGACGTCATTggtttaaaaaatgtgtttgtaATAATAATCTACGTCATTCTCTGTAGGGAAGACTAATAAAGTTGTATATTgtctaactaaaaaaatgtttttgaaaatgggGAGAatatttgatgtataaatataatataattgtcatGTAAAAAGTTTGATCTCCCATGTcatctatataattaaatgtccataaaataaataaataattattagggaTTTTCAACAAATGATAACGTTattattcacaaatttataattaaaaaaaaactatcttagATCTTATGGTTTTATTACTTCTCATTACACTTAtgatagatatattttgaaacttgcaatttttttggaaaattgtaaGCCCGAGATCTCCTaagttcattaaaaatgaaaaaaaaaaaagtgacaactTACTTCCCTATTGATTCATGCTTGTCAGCTTAAACTctccttataaatatttatattgatgacGTAGAAAAAAGACAGGAAAGAGGTTGGACATTGCATAGCTAGAGATAAAATGTAGTAAGgatatgaaaaagtaattaaaaacatagagggtgcttcaaatattttaatttttgaaatttgtataaagcattactgtaatataataatttattaccataGTTATATCAATCTTGAGATGTCCATATGctaatgaagtatttttaaaaagatcattttcttaagttataataatatttattccaatttttaaatttatctataattttatttagtctttcaaaatatcaatgatGGATTTCGGactaattcaattcaaaaataaaaaatatttattcttaaattgaataaaattcgtGGGTATGCTCCGAACTTTGGTCCCTGGAATTTTCTTACTTTCAAGTTTTcccaaatcatataattttatacctGCAtcacattttgaaatagatttaattagtgTGAATATATTGATTCTTGATTCAGGAAATGAATAAAAGACAAGATCATTAATAGATTGATTGACCTAgttattattcttaaagccaatattttttacaataactaAACTAATACTATCAAATTGTTGGAACTTATAGGAGGAAATACGGCGCCCGATAATTTTGTCTCAAGTATATTtagccttaatatataaataaatgaggtttatacaacaatttaatatgttatatagaaatacacattacatattttgattataaaattcctaattaaaaattacctataaatctgatttatttatacattaagaCGAAATATCCTTATTTCGTCTTTTAAACTTGATGATAAAGTTCATACGTCACTTCAGCATTCCCTATATCCTAAAACTTCCATACCGCACGAATAACAACTTTAACTTGTCCTCTAGTTACCCCATTATTAATGTAAGTGTTAATTTTAgtcaataaatgattattagttAAGATGACTTGAACAACCTTTGGGCCGGGATGTATCTTTGGATATTAAAAGAGGTCATTGATGCTCAAGAAAGCGGGGCAGGGAAGTTTAACCTGCCGGGTCgaggtgtattatagcatattataaGAGGTCCTTGATACTTAGAAACGCGACGGTGGTGGAGTTAAAACTACCTTTGGCTCAGTATTTCACTTGCATTACCTGTAAGCCGAGGTGTATTTTTGGGATATTACAAGATGTAATCATCTTTTGattatttgttcttttgatGATTCGTCCTCTTGGTGAATCagtttttagataaaaaagtgAGTTGGTGACTTTGCAGTAGTTCATCAATCATCAtctctctttgaaagaggttatgaattatgatgaaacttcagcGGCTTGAATGACGTAGATAGTAGTAACCAAGgtgaatatataaaaaggtgAGACAACAAGGATCTTCTTAGACAGTCTGGATGGCGTCAGCTGACTCAACTGACGTAGTGACGTCACTGGTGCGGGagttcagataatttc from Lepeophtheirus salmonis chromosome 1, UVic_Lsal_1.4, whole genome shotgun sequence includes these protein-coding regions:
- the LOC121128839 gene encoding LOW QUALITY PROTEIN: methylcrotonoyl-CoA carboxylase beta chain, mitochondrial (The sequence of the model RefSeq protein was modified relative to this genomic sequence to represent the inferred CDS: deleted 2 bases in 2 codons); amino-acid sequence: MMSIRGLNLMKTRHYHGLLMQSRSYIGDSVSVVGSTPEKSSEFMENDKRMRSLVSVLKSKIEKIVEGGGEKAVQRHTSRGKLVARERINSLLDPGSPFLELSQLAGYKLYGKEEVPAGGIITGIGRVNGIECMIVANDATVKGGSYYPITVKKHIRAQEIARENRLPCIYLVDSGGANLPRQSEVFPDRDHFGRIFFNQANMSSQGIAQIAVVMGSCTAGGAYVPAMADESIIVKKQGTVFLAGPPLVKAATGEDISAEDLGGAELHCSRSGVTDHFAVDDHHGLHLARRVVGNLNREKVPPVTTKSIEEPLYPAEDLYGIVGEDLKKPFDVREIIARVVDGSKFDEFKKKYGETLVTGFARLYGYPVGIMGNNGVLFSECAMKGAHFVQLCAQRKIPLIFLQNITGFMVGREAEAGGIAKHGAKLVTAVACVKVPKITLLIGGSYGAGNYGMCGRAYSPRFLYMWPNSRISVMGGEQAAGVLATITQAQKAREGKEWTKEEEDALKKPIIDRFEQEGSPYFSSARLWDDGVIDPKDTRKILGLSLSASLNAPIPDTDFGVFRM